The Stratiformator vulcanicus genome has a segment encoding these proteins:
- the ispH gene encoding 4-hydroxy-3-methylbut-2-enyl diphosphate reductase, whose protein sequence is MQILLANPRGFCAGVNMAIDALEKAVAHFGPNIYVYHEIVHNRYVVDRFTAQGVTFVDSVEDVPEESILLFSAHGVSPEIREASRRRKLHTIDATCPLVTKVHMEAIRYAKRGYHILLIGHEGHDEVIGTMGEAPESITLVETPEEVDALAFSEGAKIAVLTQTTLSVDEAGRVLKRLRERFPQLETPSKDDICYATTNRQEAVGILAQKSDLVLVLGSQNSSNSQRLRELGEECGKPAYLIDGASELQPDWFHGVETVLITAGASAPEVVVQEVIDKLVDEYGASLSEETIRTEQVHFPLPKELRGLEVVQR, encoded by the coding sequence ATGCAGATTCTCCTCGCCAACCCACGTGGTTTCTGTGCCGGCGTCAATATGGCGATCGACGCACTCGAAAAGGCCGTCGCCCATTTCGGGCCGAACATCTACGTCTATCACGAGATCGTTCATAACCGCTATGTCGTCGATCGCTTTACGGCGCAGGGAGTGACCTTTGTCGACTCCGTGGAGGACGTGCCGGAAGAATCGATCCTACTGTTCAGCGCGCACGGCGTTTCCCCCGAAATTCGGGAAGCCTCACGCCGTAGAAAGCTGCACACGATCGACGCGACCTGCCCCCTTGTCACAAAGGTTCACATGGAGGCGATTCGGTATGCGAAGCGGGGCTACCACATCCTGCTGATCGGTCATGAAGGGCACGACGAAGTCATCGGCACGATGGGCGAGGCCCCGGAGAGCATCACACTTGTGGAAACGCCTGAAGAGGTCGATGCCCTCGCCTTTTCGGAGGGGGCGAAGATCGCCGTGCTCACGCAGACAACTCTGAGCGTCGATGAAGCCGGCCGGGTCCTCAAGCGGCTCCGCGAACGATTTCCCCAACTGGAAACACCCAGCAAAGACGACATCTGCTACGCGACGACCAACCGTCAGGAAGCGGTCGGGATTCTCGCTCAAAAGTCGGACCTCGTCCTCGTATTGGGCAGCCAGAACAGTTCCAACAGCCAACGGCTGCGTGAACTCGGCGAAGAGTGCGGTAAGCCGGCCTATCTGATCGATGGGGCATCGGAACTTCAGCCGGATTGGTTTCACGGGGTTGAAACGGTGCTCATTACCGCCGGGGCGAGCGCCCCGGAAGTCGTGGTCCAAGAGGTCATCGACAAACTCGTCGATGAATACGGGGCTTCGCTCAGCGAAGAAACGATCCGCACCGAACAGGTGCACTTCCCACTGCCGAAGGAATTGCGGGGCTTGGAAGTGGTGCAGCGGTAA
- a CDS encoding altronate dehydrogenase: MSAETILQFGAGRFLRGFIDRFVHEANAAGQDVGRVVVVQSTSGKRAQLLKEHPKGYPVVVRGYRDGELIEERTDVASVSRALVADSEWDEVMRFAGSPHLKLLVTNATEAGYVLSGDTDKGLAPNTMPGKLTRVLHRRFETGGDPVTVLPCELIAENATRLQNLVVQQAEQWKLDSRFVYWLANECVWLNNLVDCMISDLPDEHAAVQENPLAIMAEPYALLAIERPRSGELNLFDHPAVKVVDDLAPYYLRKVRVLNGVHTAMVAKYLGSEYETVQAVLDSPDGIKWTRELLYEEIVPTLKDRVEGADQFADDTLDRFRNPHMAHRLSNIRLNHEDKVPVRLGPTAVDYEKLFGKKPPILTSCMERDLAAEGL; the protein is encoded by the coding sequence ATGTCGGCGGAAACAATTCTTCAATTCGGTGCGGGGCGATTCCTTCGCGGCTTCATCGATCGCTTTGTGCACGAAGCCAATGCCGCGGGGCAGGATGTCGGCCGCGTTGTTGTCGTGCAGTCGACCTCCGGCAAGCGGGCTCAGTTGCTGAAAGAGCATCCCAAAGGTTATCCCGTGGTTGTCCGCGGTTATCGCGACGGCGAACTGATCGAAGAGCGGACCGACGTCGCATCGGTTTCACGGGCGCTGGTCGCCGATTCCGAATGGGATGAGGTGATGCGATTCGCAGGATCACCTCACCTGAAGCTGCTCGTCACAAACGCGACTGAAGCCGGGTATGTCCTGAGCGGCGACACCGACAAAGGTCTCGCGCCAAACACGATGCCGGGCAAGCTCACCCGCGTCCTGCACCGTCGCTTTGAAACCGGTGGAGACCCTGTCACCGTACTCCCGTGCGAATTAATCGCGGAGAACGCCACGCGGCTGCAAAACCTCGTCGTGCAGCAGGCCGAGCAGTGGAAGCTCGACAGCCGGTTTGTTTATTGGCTCGCCAACGAATGTGTGTGGCTGAACAATCTCGTCGACTGCATGATCTCCGATCTGCCCGACGAACACGCGGCGGTTCAGGAAAACCCTCTCGCCATCATGGCGGAGCCTTATGCACTCCTCGCGATCGAGCGACCGCGCTCGGGGGAATTGAACCTCTTCGACCACCCGGCGGTCAAAGTCGTCGACGATCTCGCGCCCTATTACTTGCGAAAAGTGCGAGTCTTAAATGGTGTGCACACCGCAATGGTTGCCAAATATCTTGGAAGTGAGTACGAGACCGTGCAGGCGGTTCTCGACTCGCCGGACGGCATAAAGTGGACGCGGGAACTTCTCTATGAAGAGATCGTCCCGACCCTCAAGGATCGGGTTGAAGGTGCGGACCAATTCGCTGATGACACGCTCGATCGGTTTCGCAACCCTCATATGGCCCACCGCCTCTCGAATATCCGATTAAATCACGAAGATAAAGTCCCCGTGCGGCTCGGACCGACGGCGGTCGACTATGAAAAATTGTTCGGCAAGAAACCGCCGATTCTGACATCCTGTATGGAACGCGATCTCGCGGCGGAAGGTCTTTAA
- a CDS encoding amidohydrolase family protein produces the protein MRIDAHHHLWKYDAEQYPWIDDEKSRLRQDFLTAELSEVARQSGIDGFVSVQARQTLEETDWLLGLANTEPLIQGVVGWVPLAESEAEQSLERLAENENLKGVRHVVQDEPDDFLLRDDFSRGVALLPKFDLVYDILIFPRQLANAIAFVDRHPNVRFVLDHLAKPRISASTFDSDWGEHLQELATRDNVLGCKISGLVTEVAEAEWTEELIRPYWEFALGTFGVDRLMYGSDWPVCLLRSECDRWCQTCELFTAELTPDEQQKFWSENAQKAYRL, from the coding sequence ATGCGGATCGACGCGCACCATCACCTGTGGAAGTACGACGCCGAGCAGTATCCGTGGATCGACGATGAGAAGTCACGGTTGCGGCAGGACTTTCTGACGGCGGAACTTTCGGAAGTGGCCCGCCAGAGCGGTATTGACGGATTCGTCAGCGTGCAGGCTCGGCAGACACTTGAGGAAACGGACTGGCTGCTGGGCCTGGCGAATACAGAGCCACTCATTCAAGGGGTCGTCGGCTGGGTCCCGCTCGCCGAGAGCGAGGCTGAGCAAAGCCTCGAACGGCTTGCAGAAAACGAGAACCTCAAAGGGGTCCGCCACGTCGTGCAGGACGAGCCGGACGACTTCCTACTCAGAGACGATTTCAGTCGCGGCGTCGCGCTGCTGCCGAAGTTCGACCTCGTCTATGACATCCTGATCTTTCCGCGGCAGTTGGCGAACGCGATCGCCTTCGTGGACCGGCATCCGAATGTTCGATTCGTTTTGGATCACCTCGCCAAACCGCGGATCAGTGCGTCGACGTTCGACTCGGATTGGGGCGAGCACCTGCAAGAATTGGCGACGCGAGACAACGTCCTCGGCTGCAAAATCTCCGGTCTGGTCACGGAGGTGGCCGAAGCCGAATGGACGGAGGAACTCATCAGGCCGTACTGGGAATTCGCTCTCGGCACGTTCGGTGTCGATCGGCTCATGTACGGCAGCGACTGGCCGGTCTGCCTGTTGCGTTCGGAGTGCGACCGCTGGTGCCAAACCTGTGAATTGTTCACAGCGGAACTGACGCCTGATGAGCAGCAGAAGTTCTGGTCGGAGAATGCCCAGAAGGCTTATCGGCTCTAA
- a CDS encoding sugar phosphate isomerase/epimerase family protein, with protein MKSCITISLVEEARGGPFVLWDGLRAGCELAAKLGYDAVEVFPPGPEAVEPGELESLLDDNGLKLAAVGTGAGWVKHKLQLADADESKRMKAIEFVRSIIDFAGPFGAVAIIGSMQGRYGDGVDRESARGYLADALEDGGSHAEQYNVPLIYEPLNRYETNQVNTVADGVGLLNRLSTQNVKLLCDLFHMNIEEEDVADALRTGGDKVGHIHFVDSNRRPVGLGHTDFRPIMAALQDIKYSGYLSAEAFPYPDSTAATEQTIRAFRYWTQS; from the coding sequence ATGAAATCCTGCATCACCATCAGTCTCGTTGAAGAAGCCCGTGGCGGTCCGTTTGTTCTTTGGGACGGACTGAGAGCGGGCTGCGAACTCGCCGCGAAACTCGGCTACGACGCCGTCGAAGTTTTTCCTCCCGGTCCGGAAGCCGTCGAACCCGGCGAACTAGAATCGCTGCTCGATGATAATGGCCTCAAGCTCGCAGCAGTCGGCACCGGCGCCGGGTGGGTCAAACATAAACTGCAACTGGCCGATGCAGACGAGTCAAAGCGGATGAAGGCCATTGAATTTGTCCGTTCGATCATCGACTTCGCAGGGCCGTTCGGAGCAGTGGCAATTATTGGTTCTATGCAAGGACGCTATGGGGACGGTGTGGATCGGGAGTCGGCCCGCGGTTATCTCGCTGATGCCTTGGAAGATGGCGGTTCGCACGCCGAACAATACAACGTCCCGCTCATTTACGAGCCGCTCAACCGCTACGAGACGAACCAGGTCAATACCGTTGCCGACGGCGTTGGCCTCTTGAATCGGCTCTCAACGCAGAATGTGAAGCTGCTCTGCGATCTGTTTCACATGAATATCGAAGAAGAAGATGTCGCCGACGCACTTCGCACCGGCGGCGACAAGGTCGGTCACATCCATTTCGTCGATAGCAACCGCCGCCCCGTCGGCTTGGGGCATACTGATTTCCGTCCGATCATGGCGGCGCTACAAGATATCAAGTACAGCGGCTACCTCTCGGCTGAAGCGTTCCCGTATCCCGATTCGACGGCCGCGACAGAGCAAACGATCCGCGCGTTCCGCTATTGGACGCAAAGCTGA
- a CDS encoding aldo/keto reductase: MQYRQLGKTGLKLSALGFGASSLGQEFRKVDNLDDALRCIDVALEGGVNYIDTAAFYGRGMSEVLLGRKLPDIPRDKFVLSTKLGRYSGEHFDFSARRVAESVDISLERMGVDTLDMVFCHDIEFVDMSQIVEETLPALREQKAAGKVKAIGVSGYPMKMFKYILDRAEVDVVLTYNHYTLQNDMALELVPICKEKGVGLINAAPFSARLLTDAPLPPWHKATPEVREVAAKAAEHCRTKGSDIAKLALQFSIANPEFASCVTGSANPQRVAQWIEWAEEPIDEQLVAEVQDILKPIHNWFYIEGRPENNDEPVT; the protein is encoded by the coding sequence ATGCAATATCGCCAACTCGGCAAGACCGGACTCAAACTCTCTGCGTTGGGCTTTGGTGCCTCCTCGCTGGGACAGGAATTCCGCAAGGTCGACAATCTCGATGACGCGCTTCGCTGCATTGACGTTGCGCTCGAAGGGGGCGTCAATTACATCGATACCGCCGCCTTCTACGGTCGAGGCATGAGCGAGGTCCTGCTGGGCCGCAAGCTGCCTGACATCCCGCGAGACAAGTTTGTGCTGAGCACCAAACTCGGCCGCTATTCCGGCGAGCACTTCGACTTCTCCGCCCGGCGCGTGGCGGAGAGCGTCGACATCTCTTTGGAGCGAATGGGGGTCGACACCCTCGACATGGTCTTTTGCCACGACATTGAATTCGTGGACATGTCGCAGATCGTCGAGGAGACACTCCCCGCCCTGCGCGAGCAAAAAGCCGCGGGAAAGGTGAAGGCGATCGGCGTCAGCGGCTACCCGATGAAGATGTTCAAGTACATCCTCGACCGGGCTGAGGTCGACGTGGTCCTGACCTACAATCATTACACGCTGCAGAACGACATGGCCCTCGAACTGGTGCCGATCTGCAAAGAGAAAGGCGTCGGGCTGATCAACGCGGCCCCCTTCTCCGCCCGACTTCTGACAGATGCGCCACTTCCGCCGTGGCATAAGGCGACGCCCGAAGTTCGAGAAGTTGCCGCTAAAGCCGCCGAGCATTGCCGTACTAAAGGCAGCGACATCGCCAAGCTCGCACTGCAGTTCTCAATCGCCAATCCCGAATTCGCTTCCTGCGTGACCGGCTCGGCCAATCCGCAGCGCGTGGCCCAATGGATCGAGTGGGCCGAGGAACCGATCGACGAACAATTGGTCGCAGAAGTTCAGGATATTCTGAAACCAATCCACAACTGGTTCTACATTGAAGGTCGACCGGAGAATAATGACGAACCGGTTACCTAG
- a CDS encoding UxaA family hydrolase, translated as MSAATATTATPRWLRVHPDDAVIVLIDELAEGESVDGVTARQTIPAGHKLATTCIDAGEHVLKYGYSIGIATQTIAIGDHVHTHNLKTGLDTNLEYRWSERTADSSTKLEPSTFEGFRRKDGRVAIRNEIWIINTVGCVNMTATKIGERATREFASKGLVDGVYSFPHPFGCSQLGDDLGQTQAILSGLIRHPNAAGVLVIGLGCENNQIKQQLERAGIEDPDRIRYFNAQEVDDEVEHGLQLVGELAEYASSFQRQTIPSNELIFAMKCGGSDGFSGITANPLVGRITDRHCATGGTTILSEVPEMFGAEQLLMDRTTDRETFDACGNLINEFKDYFRAHDQPVYDNPSPGNKDGGITTLEEKSLGCVQKGGRAPVKQVLAYGEPATPNLGGLALVNAPGNDAVSSTAMTAAGAHMVLFTTGRGTPLGVPAPTIKIATNADLASRKSSWIDFNAGRMVADGASAEELESELFDLLLKTASGEPARNEVNGYREIAVWKTGVTV; from the coding sequence ATGAGTGCGGCAACCGCGACGACGGCAACCCCCCGCTGGCTCCGCGTGCATCCGGATGACGCTGTGATCGTCCTGATCGACGAACTGGCAGAAGGCGAAAGCGTCGACGGCGTAACCGCGCGGCAGACGATTCCCGCCGGTCATAAACTGGCGACAACGTGCATCGACGCGGGCGAGCACGTACTGAAATACGGCTACTCGATCGGCATCGCCACGCAAACGATCGCAATCGGCGATCACGTACACACACACAATCTCAAAACCGGCCTCGACACCAACCTCGAATACCGTTGGAGCGAGCGCACGGCGGATTCGTCGACCAAGCTGGAACCATCGACCTTCGAAGGCTTTCGCCGTAAGGATGGCCGCGTCGCGATCCGCAATGAAATCTGGATCATCAACACCGTCGGCTGCGTGAACATGACTGCCACCAAAATTGGTGAGCGGGCCACACGCGAGTTCGCTTCCAAAGGACTGGTCGACGGCGTTTATTCGTTTCCTCACCCGTTCGGCTGCTCGCAACTAGGCGACGATTTAGGACAGACGCAAGCGATTCTGTCGGGGCTGATCCGGCATCCTAATGCCGCCGGTGTGCTCGTGATCGGCCTCGGTTGCGAGAACAATCAGATTAAACAGCAGCTCGAGCGAGCTGGCATCGAAGACCCCGACCGCATCCGCTATTTCAATGCTCAGGAAGTCGATGACGAGGTCGAGCACGGCCTTCAACTCGTCGGCGAACTCGCCGAGTACGCGTCGTCGTTTCAACGACAGACGATTCCGTCGAACGAACTCATTTTCGCGATGAAATGCGGCGGCAGCGACGGCTTCAGCGGGATCACAGCGAATCCACTCGTCGGTCGCATCACCGATCGCCACTGTGCGACCGGGGGCACGACGATCTTGAGCGAAGTTCCCGAGATGTTCGGGGCGGAACAATTGCTAATGGACCGGACCACCGATCGCGAAACCTTCGATGCCTGCGGCAATCTCATTAATGAATTCAAAGACTACTTCCGGGCTCACGATCAGCCGGTTTACGATAACCCATCACCGGGCAATAAAGACGGCGGGATCACCACGCTCGAAGAGAAGTCGCTCGGCTGCGTTCAAAAGGGCGGCCGGGCACCGGTGAAACAGGTTCTCGCCTATGGAGAGCCGGCGACACCCAACTTGGGCGGACTCGCCCTGGTGAATGCACCGGGCAACGACGCCGTCTCGTCGACCGCGATGACGGCTGCCGGCGCCCACATGGTGCTCTTCACTACCGGCCGGGGCACACCACTCGGTGTGCCGGCACCGACGATTAAGATCGCGACGAACGCCGATCTCGCCAGCCGAAAATCGTCATGGATCGACTTCAACGCGGGCCGGATGGTGGCCGACGGAGCCTCTGCCGAGGAGCTCGAATCCGAACTGTTCGACCTGCTACTTAAAACAGCCAGCGGCGAGCCAGCCCGCAACGAGGTCAACGGCTACCGCGAAATCGCCGTCTGGAAAACCGGCGTTACGGTCTAA
- a CDS encoding serine/threonine-protein kinase, which produces MSERDDVNSELSEPEISDRDAASDADILKVRVPMEKLASRFMEELRSGRKPSVQSYAAAHPRFADEIRRTFPVLAALEGLKLNEESTWLKRGFADLEVDRLGGCDIIGEVARGGMGIVFEGLEKSSGRRVAVKLLPWRVDSVPQVREAFEREARLASQLRHSNIVPIYGFGEHEGYCYYTMRYVDGVSLDRLIERLKEREGVVYAEEISRARDDRSEGAASPAKSSPASNIINGETKSDPVTSYRHLKRKSYRKFARIGIQVARALHAAHERGVLHNDVKPGNVLIGADGKVWVTDFGVATAARTGSEGVDEEHESYAGTLRYMAPERFRGKSDRRGDIYALGATLYELVTRRPIFDAKSRSAMVDRIANVIPVQPSVIDPEFPIDFESIIAKAIAKRPEDRYATAGEMGADLLAFSGGHRPHAAKRRFVRRVVNRLRHWLGIEQR; this is translated from the coding sequence TTGAGCGAACGGGACGATGTAAATTCTGAACTCTCCGAACCGGAGATCAGCGACCGGGATGCGGCCTCCGATGCCGACATCCTGAAAGTCCGCGTCCCGATGGAGAAGCTCGCCAGCCGGTTCATGGAGGAATTGCGCAGCGGAAGAAAGCCGAGCGTGCAGTCCTATGCGGCAGCGCACCCGCGGTTTGCCGATGAAATTCGACGCACGTTCCCCGTGCTGGCGGCCCTCGAAGGGCTCAAGCTCAACGAAGAGTCGACTTGGCTCAAACGCGGCTTTGCCGACTTGGAAGTCGATCGACTCGGCGGCTGCGACATCATCGGCGAGGTCGCCCGCGGCGGCATGGGAATCGTCTTCGAAGGCTTGGAGAAGTCTTCGGGAAGACGTGTCGCGGTGAAACTGTTGCCCTGGCGGGTCGACAGCGTCCCGCAGGTCCGCGAAGCGTTCGAACGAGAAGCGCGGCTCGCCTCGCAGTTGCGGCATTCGAATATCGTGCCCATTTACGGTTTCGGCGAGCACGAGGGCTACTGCTACTACACGATGCGGTATGTCGACGGGGTGAGTCTCGATCGGTTAATCGAACGGCTTAAAGAACGGGAGGGGGTCGTCTACGCCGAAGAAATCAGCCGGGCCCGCGACGACCGCTCGGAGGGTGCGGCATCTCCCGCAAAATCGTCTCCGGCAAGCAACATAATTAATGGTGAGACGAAGTCGGATCCCGTCACCTCTTACCGTCACTTAAAACGGAAGTCGTATCGGAAGTTCGCCCGCATCGGCATTCAGGTCGCCCGAGCGCTTCATGCCGCGCACGAGCGAGGCGTTTTGCACAACGATGTCAAGCCGGGCAACGTGCTGATCGGGGCAGACGGCAAGGTCTGGGTCACCGATTTCGGCGTTGCGACGGCGGCTCGCACCGGAAGCGAAGGCGTGGACGAGGAACACGAATCATACGCGGGCACGTTGCGATACATGGCTCCCGAACGCTTTAGGGGCAAGTCCGACCGACGCGGCGACATCTACGCACTGGGCGCGACACTGTATGAACTCGTGACCCGCCGACCGATCTTCGACGCCAAGAGCCGTTCCGCGATGGTCGATCGGATTGCGAACGTGATCCCAGTGCAGCCTTCGGTGATCGATCCAGAATTCCCGATCGACTTCGAATCGATCATTGCCAAAGCGATCGCCAAACGACCCGAAGACCGCTACGCGACCGCGGGAGAAATGGGAGCCGATCTGCTCGCGTTTTCCGGCGGGCATCGCCCACACGCGGCGAAGCGAAGATTCGTGCGGAGAGTGGTCAATCGCCTGCGGCATTGGCTTGGCATTGAGCAGCGATAA
- a CDS encoding zinc-binding alcohol dehydrogenase family protein, with protein MRGIRLEEPERFEYVELDDPTSPPEGYAQVRTHLMGICGSDVSGFLGKMPFFRYPRVPGHELGVEVLEVGPGVDNIAPGDRCSIEPYMNCGRCFACRRGNGNCCENLEVIGVMADGGLRERFNVRADKLHPSKLLSYEQLALVETLAIGCHAVDRGECKEGEHVLVIGAGPIGLATLEFVRLTGAKITVMDLVQSRLDFCKERYGVENTILFTGDESDLEHALEITGGDKFAIAIDATGNHKSMSGALQFVAHTGTLVYVGITNGEVSFPHPAMHRPEMNLKGSRNALPRDFTRIIKLIEVGTIDTGPWITHRTTFDRFRDDFPAYTRPETGVIKAMVEVQT; from the coding sequence ATCCGCGGCATCCGTCTCGAAGAACCGGAACGGTTCGAATATGTCGAACTCGACGACCCCACGTCTCCGCCCGAGGGCTACGCGCAGGTCCGCACGCACCTGATGGGCATCTGCGGTTCCGACGTGAGCGGCTTTCTCGGCAAGATGCCGTTCTTTCGCTATCCGCGCGTGCCGGGGCACGAATTGGGCGTCGAGGTTCTCGAAGTCGGACCGGGTGTTGACAATATCGCCCCCGGAGATCGCTGTAGCATCGAACCCTACATGAACTGCGGCAGGTGCTTCGCCTGCCGACGTGGCAACGGCAACTGTTGCGAGAACCTTGAAGTCATCGGCGTAATGGCCGACGGCGGACTCCGCGAACGCTTCAACGTGCGTGCCGACAAACTGCACCCGTCGAAATTGCTCAGCTACGAGCAACTGGCCCTCGTCGAGACCCTCGCCATCGGCTGCCACGCCGTTGACCGCGGCGAATGCAAAGAGGGCGAACATGTGCTGGTCATCGGAGCCGGGCCAATCGGCCTGGCAACGCTCGAATTCGTCCGCCTGACCGGAGCGAAAATCACCGTCATGGACCTCGTCCAGTCGCGGCTCGACTTCTGCAAGGAACGCTATGGCGTCGAAAATACGATCCTGTTCACCGGCGATGAGAGTGATCTTGAACACGCCCTCGAAATCACCGGCGGCGACAAGTTCGCCATCGCCATCGACGCCACCGGCAACCACAAATCGATGAGTGGGGCGCTGCAGTTCGTAGCGCACACGGGGACTTTGGTTTATGTCGGCATCACCAACGGTGAAGTCAGTTTTCCGCACCCCGCCATGCACCGGCCCGAGATGAATCTCAAAGGCAGCCGCAACGCGCTGCCGCGCGACTTCACGCGGATCATTAAACTGATCGAGGTCGGCACGATCGACACCGGGCCGTGGATTACGCACCGGACGACGTTCGACCGCTTCCGCGACGATTTCCCCGCCTACACACGTCCCGAGACGGGTGTGATCAAAGCCATGGTGGAGGTGCAGACATGA
- a CDS encoding sigma-70 family RNA polymerase sigma factor, which translates to MSDSDFDTDPALLDRIRGGDVDALAELFSEYRSRLWRVVNFRLDARLIGRADPEDILQEAWLNAAKRISAFPTDPELSTFIWFRLIVNQTLIEVHRRHLGAKKRSAGREIRGSSGYDPNTTTFSLSSHLLGRLTSPSEAAIRDERARHLRAALEQMNEVDREVLALRHFEELSNRETAEVLGISEQAASVRYVRALKRLQKIVSAVPGMV; encoded by the coding sequence ATGAGCGATTCGGATTTCGATACCGACCCGGCCCTGCTCGACCGCATCCGCGGGGGAGATGTCGATGCATTGGCCGAATTGTTCTCGGAGTATCGCAGCAGGCTTTGGCGGGTGGTCAATTTCCGACTCGACGCACGGCTGATCGGCCGAGCCGATCCGGAGGATATTCTGCAGGAGGCCTGGCTGAACGCCGCGAAGCGAATCAGCGCGTTTCCGACCGACCCGGAGTTGTCGACGTTCATCTGGTTTCGCCTGATCGTCAACCAGACGCTAATTGAAGTGCATCGCCGACACCTTGGGGCGAAGAAAAGGTCGGCCGGCCGCGAAATTCGTGGTTCTTCCGGTTACGACCCGAACACGACGACGTTTTCACTCTCATCGCATTTGCTCGGTCGACTCACTTCGCCGAGCGAAGCGGCGATTCGGGACGAGCGCGCTCGCCATCTGCGGGCCGCGCTCGAACAGATGAATGAGGTCGATCGGGAAGTCCTCGCGCTCCGCCATTTCGAGGAACTCTCCAACCGGGAGACGGCGGAGGTGCTGGGGATTTCCGAACAGGCCGCCAGTGTGCGCTATGTGCGCGCTCTCAAACGATTGCAAAAGATCGTCTCGGCCGTACCCGGCATGGTTTGA
- a CDS encoding RbsD/FucU family protein, with protein sequence MLRHKLIHPEINAILARAGHHSTILIADGNYPALNKRGPNADLISLNLMPGVVTCNQVLEAILSAVPVEAVQTMQTETEGPYALDGDPPVWDDYRQTIKNADLDIELQPTEKWEFYNAVETADHVLTVQTADQQRYANILLTIGVRMD encoded by the coding sequence ATGCTCCGCCACAAGCTGATCCATCCGGAAATTAACGCCATCCTCGCGCGAGCGGGGCATCACTCGACGATCTTAATTGCCGATGGAAATTATCCGGCACTGAATAAGCGCGGGCCGAACGCCGATTTGATTTCTTTAAATCTGATGCCCGGTGTCGTCACCTGTAATCAAGTGCTTGAAGCCATTCTCTCAGCCGTGCCGGTCGAGGCCGTGCAGACGATGCAGACGGAGACCGAAGGCCCGTATGCACTCGATGGCGATCCGCCCGTCTGGGACGATTATCGGCAGACAATTAAAAACGCCGACCTCGACATCGAATTACAACCGACCGAGAAATGGGAGTTCTATAATGCCGTCGAGACCGCCGATCACGTTCTGACGGTCCAAACTGCCGATCAGCAGCGCTATGCGAACATCCTGCTCACGATCGGCGTGCGGATGGATTAG
- a CDS encoding bifunctional 4-hydroxy-2-oxoglutarate aldolase/2-dehydro-3-deoxy-phosphogluconate aldolase, translating to MPTPRAEVVRQIEETGVIAVIRGDNPQQAVDVCKALRDGGVIAWEIAMTTPRALRAIEQAADEFGDTGLVGVGTVLDSETAVASVHAGAEFVFAPTVNPAVIEAAHRYDKAVVPGALTPTEIATAWAAGADLVKVFPANHFGPKYFKDVRGPLPHVRLTPTGGVNLDTAAEWINAGAAALGVGSSLVKKDWMRSGDWKAITTEAAKYIKAVITAREATNEK from the coding sequence ATGCCCACACCTCGTGCAGAAGTAGTTCGACAAATTGAAGAAACGGGCGTCATTGCCGTTATTCGTGGCGATAACCCGCAGCAGGCTGTCGATGTCTGTAAAGCACTCCGCGACGGGGGCGTGATCGCATGGGAAATCGCGATGACAACCCCGCGAGCGCTGCGGGCGATTGAACAGGCCGCCGATGAGTTCGGCGACACCGGTCTCGTCGGAGTGGGCACCGTCCTCGATTCCGAAACCGCCGTCGCCAGCGTGCATGCGGGGGCAGAATTCGTCTTCGCCCCCACCGTCAATCCCGCCGTGATCGAAGCAGCCCATCGCTACGACAAAGCCGTCGTTCCGGGTGCCTTAACCCCCACAGAAATTGCGACTGCCTGGGCCGCGGGGGCGGATTTGGTGAAAGTCTTTCCGGCGAATCATTTCGGCCCCAAATATTTTAAAGATGTCCGAGGCCCCCTGCCCCATGTCCGCCTTACTCCGACCGGCGGCGTGAATCTTGACACCGCCGCAGAGTGGATCAACGCCGGCGCCGCTGCCCTCGGTGTGGGGTCTTCGCTCGTGAAGAAAGACTGGATGCGATCGGGTGACTGGAAGGCCATTACGACCGAAGCCGCAAAGTATATTAAAGCGGTAATAACAGCGCGAGAAGCGACAAACGAGAAGTGA